A single window of Cytobacillus dafuensis DNA harbors:
- a CDS encoding dihydroorotate dehydrogenase — protein sequence MPDWSYHPLFKPWLSILPGAFGREFIHRGMNSIVIIPGGKQLIEFLGHMEPSTKLKKSLFSSSFSSPVGLSGKIDPNLSGTTAFSYLGFGFIEVGPVSLFKNASSEKATFNKRTQAIDFPNPLESIGIEKTLIMLKKHKARTPIFIRLNIEQNDPEDILKLTKHLQPFADVFIVEWGQFKDNIDLIEQLATDCEKPIVLAISHHIMQEMLREYRPFFYTEAIKGILIDEANSHSTAELVDSLIQLNEFGLGKVPKIVSGGVYEPEDALKLFENGADLVMLTDGYVSSGPGLPKRINEALLDSLSKEDDLIELQGWKWYWLFGFIILCGGLLALAFSMTRIILPYDEAFLLIKKEELFALNPNLLKFMSHDRMTLAGTMISGAIIYMQLAKNGVRFGMHWARKAINIAAITGFLGILLFIGYGYFDWLHGIFWIVLLPFFLWGVFQTKTAIHSPLSKNRRNTFAWKKVIWGQLCFVILGFSFVIGGIVISTIGTTSIFVSTDIGYICIPPKVINNINSNLIPVIAHDRAGFGSALLSVGLLVLMTALWGFQQGANWVWKTFLIGGIPAFSAGIFTHFIIGYTTFIHLLPAYFALIIYIIGLILSKPFLYNHSKD from the coding sequence TTGCCTGATTGGTCCTACCACCCCTTATTTAAGCCTTGGCTTTCAATTCTTCCAGGTGCCTTTGGCAGAGAATTCATTCACCGGGGAATGAATTCCATTGTAATCATACCGGGCGGAAAACAATTGATTGAATTTTTAGGCCATATGGAGCCCTCTACAAAATTAAAAAAAAGCTTATTTAGCAGTTCCTTTTCGAGTCCAGTTGGTTTAAGTGGAAAAATAGATCCTAATTTATCTGGAACAACAGCTTTTTCTTATCTTGGATTTGGGTTTATTGAAGTGGGCCCGGTATCCTTATTTAAGAATGCCTCTTCAGAAAAAGCGACATTTAATAAAAGAACTCAAGCAATTGACTTCCCAAATCCGCTCGAGTCAATTGGAATTGAAAAAACACTTATCATGCTTAAAAAGCATAAGGCTCGTACTCCTATTTTTATCCGTTTAAATATAGAGCAAAATGATCCTGAAGATATCTTAAAGCTTACCAAGCATCTTCAGCCCTTTGCTGATGTATTTATTGTTGAATGGGGTCAGTTTAAGGATAACATTGATTTGATTGAGCAATTAGCAACAGATTGTGAAAAACCGATAGTACTTGCCATTTCTCATCATATTATGCAAGAGATGCTACGTGAATACCGACCATTTTTTTATACCGAAGCAATAAAAGGAATATTGATTGATGAAGCAAATAGTCATTCTACAGCTGAATTAGTTGATTCCTTAATTCAGCTTAATGAATTTGGACTTGGGAAAGTACCCAAGATTGTTTCGGGTGGGGTTTATGAACCAGAAGATGCTTTAAAATTATTTGAAAACGGTGCAGACCTTGTCATGCTAACCGATGGCTATGTTTCGTCAGGACCTGGTCTCCCGAAAAGAATTAACGAGGCGTTGTTAGATTCTTTGTCAAAAGAAGATGACTTGATTGAACTGCAAGGCTGGAAATGGTATTGGCTATTTGGATTCATTATTTTATGCGGAGGTTTGCTGGCATTAGCTTTCAGCATGACAAGAATCATTCTTCCGTATGATGAAGCATTTTTATTAATAAAAAAGGAAGAATTATTTGCTTTAAATCCGAATTTGCTAAAATTTATGTCACATGACAGAATGACCCTTGCTGGCACCATGATTTCTGGAGCTATTATTTATATGCAGCTAGCAAAAAATGGGGTCAGATTCGGTATGCATTGGGCAAGAAAAGCAATTAATATCGCTGCTATTACTGGATTTTTAGGAATTCTACTTTTTATTGGATATGGTTACTTTGATTGGCTGCATGGGATATTTTGGATTGTCCTTCTTCCCTTTTTTCTATGGGGAGTATTCCAAACAAAAACGGCCATTCACTCCCCTCTTTCAAAAAATCGAAGGAATACGTTCGCATGGAAAAAGGTCATTTGGGGGCAGCTTTGCTTTGTTATCCTTGGATTTTCATTTGTCATAGGAGGAATTGTTATTTCAACCATTGGTACGACGAGTATTTTTGTATCAACAGATATCGGATATATATGTATTCCTCCTAAGGTAATTAATAATATAAATAGCAATCTTATTCCTGTTATTGCACATGATCGAGCTGGTTTTGGCAGCGCATTGCTCAGCGTAGGTTTACTTGTCCTTATGACCGCCTTATGGGGATTTCAGCAAGGCGCAAATTGGGTATGGAAGACTTTCCTAATTGGAGGCATTCCTGCCTTCTCAGCTGGTATTTTCACACACTTTATTATTGGCTACACAACATTCATACATCTTCTCCCGGCTTATTTTGCCTTAATAATATATATTATTGGATTAATATTATCGAAACCATTTCTGTACAATCATTCAAAGGATTAA